The genome window TGAGCCGGAGGGAAGTGGAGGGCTCTCCGCGTCAGGCGTGCCTATACCGCGGCTGGTCCGATGTGGAAAAGGAAGTAAGGGTGGTCGAGGAGGAGGAATCCCGCACGGTGCTCGAAGCCGTGGCTGAGAGCGCGCAGTGTGCGGCGCAGGAACGCGGGCAGAAAGCCCGGACATTATGGCTGCCACCGTTGCCGGAGATGGTGGAACTCGCGGGAGTGGTGGAGCCGATGGGGCGCTTGCGTGCCGCCGTGGGCATTATTGATCGCCCGTATTACCAGCGGCAGGATCCCTTGGTTTTGGACTTCACCGTGGGCGGTGGTCACGTGGCCCTCTGCGGCGGGCCACGCTCCGGGAAATCCACGGCCTTACGCAGCATTGTGGCCTCCCTGGCGGCCACGCACACCACCGATCAGGTGCGGTTTTATGTGGTGGACATGGGCGGGGAGAGCCAAGGAGTATTGGAGCGGCTGCCGCACGTGGCCGGGGTGGCGCATAAGAAAGACCTCGGAAAAGTACACCGCGTATTCGACGAGGTGATGGCCTTGGTGGAGGCGGGCCTGCCCGGTGATGGTCGGCATACCTTTTTGGTCATTGACGGCTGGCACGCCTTGGTTACGGATTGCGAGGAAGAAGTAGATCGGGTGGCGCGCATCGTGGCCGATGGTGCGGCCGCCGGAGTACACGTGATGATTTCCACGCAGCGGTGGACGGTCCTGCGGCCGGTGATCCGTGATCTCATTGATCACCGCCTGGAACTGCAACTGGGCGAGGCGATGGATTCCCTCATTGATAGAAAGGCGCAGCAGAAGATACCGCCGCGCCCGGGGCGAGGAATTACCGCCGAGGGAGAACCCATGCTGTGGTGCATGTGCTCGGCACAGGACATAGCGCACATCACCACCATTTCTGCCGAGCAAACTCCGGTTCCTGAGTTGAAGGTGCTTCCTGGTTTCCTCCCCGCCGCGGAATTGCCCCGCGATGAGGGGCCATTAGCCGTGGGGATCGGTGGAATACACATGGCCCCTATTCGCTGGAATAACGATCATATGCTGTGCATAGGCGCGCATGGATCGGGAAAATCCACCCTGGTGCGCACTGCGCTGGAGGGGATTGCTCGGCTGGAACCCCAGCGGGCGAGGATCGTGCTCGTGGATCATCGTCGCGCTCATCTTGGAGCGGTGCCCGAGCACATGCTCGCCGCCTATAGCGCTTCCTCCTCGGCCACGGTGGAGGCATTGCGCAATACCGCCGTGACGCTTCAGAAGCGCATACCCGGCCCGGAGGTAAGCGCGGAGCAATTGCGAAAGCGAAGCTGGTGGGAGGGCCCGGAGATCTACGTGGTGATTGATGATGCGTACTTGGTGGACTCCGCCGCTTTGGCGGAGATCATGCCCCTGATACCCCATGCGCGTGATGTGGGTCTGCACCTGGTGGTGGCGCATAAATCCGGGGGCATCAATAGGGCGCTGTACCAGCCCTTCCTTGCCGCGCTGCGGGATCAGATTCCCACCGTGCTCCTCTTGGACGCGGATAAGGAAGAAGGCGCTATCTGCGGGATGAAGCCAGTGGCGCAGCCTCCCGGGCGGGGGAGATGGCTAGAGCAAGGGGCCGAGCCAATAACAATGCAGGTGGCCTGCGTGGAGAGGCACGGGGACGAGGGGGAGATGTGAGCAGTTTGGTTATCACGATTCTGGAGGAAGCCACCGTCTTTGAGGGCGCGGATACCGTGTACCGCTATGACCTGGTGCCGCCGGTGCTTACCGAACCGTGGGCCTTGACCGCGGTGGTGGAACAAGCCCAGGCGGTGTTGCCCGAGGATGGGGAGCCGGTGGAGGTGCGGGTAACCATGGAACTCGCCCCGGACGCCCCGGACGCGCCGGGACGGGAGGAGGCGGGCCTGGCGGTGGAGGCGGTGCAGGCGGCGTTACGGGCCGGGTTACCGACTGCATTACCGGAAGCCGTGCAGGAAGTGGGGTTGGGGGTGCGGGAGGGGGAACCAGTGGTCGAACCGGGGGACGTTGGGGACTCAGGGGACGCTGGGTACGCGGAGCGCCCTGAGCCCACGGAGATTCTTTACCCCTCTCTGCCGTCGCGGACATCGCCGGTTAATGGATCGTCGGCCAGTGGGCGGGACGCCCTTGCCTTGATGAAAGGGAGAACCGGGAAGCATACGCGCGGGGGTGATGAGCCGCTGTGGCGACGTTTTACCTGGATACACCTGGCGATGGTGGGGATTATCGCTGCCGTGGTGGGGTTATCGTGGTGGACGATGGGGAGGAGCACGACTCTGGGCACAGAGCCCAAGGCGCAGGGGATCGTGGGGAGTCCCGTGCCCGTAGCGGCGGAGGAGTCTGAGGGGGCGGCGGCAAGCCCGCAAGGGCCAGCGTCTTCCTCGCCACCCATCGTGGTGCACGAAATCGGACGGGTGCGGGCCTCCACCACTGCCGGTTTCCGGGGAGATATGGAGGGGGAGGATGTGGTTTTCCGGGGTGAGGATGAGGCACTGAGGATAAGGGTGTCCGCCGATCCGGTGTTCGGGGTGCCGGCGGAAGCGGTGTTGCGGGAGGTAATGGAAACGGTGGAACACGATCCCACGTTGAGCGGGGTGGAACCGGGTGCGCCTCCCCAGGGAGAAAAGGAAAAGGTGCGATACCGGGAGGAACCGGGTGATGGCTCGGTGGTGGAGTGGGTGACGTGGGTGGAGGCGGGGCACCACGTAAGCGTGGGGTGCCATACCCGGGAAGCCTCTACCGTGGTGCAGCGGGCTGCGTGTCGCATTGTGGAGGAGTCCACGGGGGTGCTGTAGGCGCGGGTGGTAGTCGGTCCTCGGGGTGCTTAGCGACGGTGGCGGCAACAAACTTTTATCCGCGAGGGAACCGATGGAGCGCGGGAGCAGTCAAAGATAAGTGGAAGGTTCCACCACGGTGGGACTTTCCGCTCTAGGACTATTTGTTGCCGATCTTTTCAAGAAGGGGGAGAGATGTCAGGAATGTTCAGAACGGAAGCTGACGTCATGGTCGCCACCGCAGGCCGCGTGGACGATACCAATAGCCAGGTGCAATCGGAATTGACCAGATTGCAGGGCGTGGTGGACGGGGTACGAGGCTCCTGGGCGGGTAACGCACAGGTGAGTTTTGACAACCTCATGGAGAGGTGGAACACCTCGGCCCGGGAGTTGCGTGAGGCGCTGGGATCTATCAGTGAGAATATTCGGTCCAATGCCCATCACTTTGAGGACATGGAAGCGCAGAATGCCCAGGCCTTTAGCGCCGTGGGCGGATCGGGTCTTGCCCTGTAGCGGGGTGGGGTCAGACCAGGAAGAATAAAGAAAAAAGGGGGTTTAACGATGGATCACATTAAGTATTCGTTCGGGGCCATTGAGGCTGCCGCCGGTGATATTCACGCCACCTCGGGCAGAATCAATGGGTTGCTGGGCGAACTCAAGGCGCTGCTGCAACCGATGGTGGCGGCGTGGGAAGGTGATTCCGCAACGGCGTATCAGGCCGCGCAGGAAAAATGGGATCGCTCCGCTGAGGATTTGAATCAGATCCTTGACACCATTTCACGCACGGTTACCCAGGGCAATGACCGCATGGCGGATGTCAATCGCGCCGCAGCGGCCTCGTGGGGATAGCACGTCGTTAGGGCACTGAGCCGCTGAGGCGCAGATCACGGTGATGGGGGTGCGTGTCATCGCAGGATGGACACGGGCGCGATGGGGCAGCGCTTCTATCACCGTGGTTTTTGCTTTGTGGGTGGAACGGCGTAAAGTTAAACGCCTGTGTGTCACACGTATGTATGGCCGATCCCGGGTCTCCACCGGCCGCCGCGATCGCCGTGGGACGCGCTTGTTGGCCGGCAGTCCTGTAGATAAGACCTCCAAGGAGTCACTTAAGTGTCTACTTATCACCCGAAGAGCGGTGACATCACCCGCAAGTGGTATGTCATCGACGCCACTGACGTGGTTCTGGGTCGTCTTGCCACCCACGCTGCAAACCTGCTGCGCGGAAAGGGTAAGCCCCAGTTCGCCCCCAACGTTGATTGTGGCGATCACGTCATCATCATCAACGCTGACAAGGTTGCTGTCAGCTCCAACAAGCGCGAGCGTGAAATGCGCTACCGTCACTCGGGCTACCCCGGTGGCCTCAAGACCATGACCCTGGGCCGCGCGCTTGCCGATCACCCGGCACGCACCGTGGAGGAGTCCATCCGGGGCATGATGCCGCACAACAAGTTGTCCAACGCTTCCATCAAGAAGCTGCATGTTTACGCTGGCGCTGAGCACCCGCACGCTGGCCAGAAGCCGGAGAACTACGAGATCAAGGTGGTGGCACAGTGACCGAGCCGAACAACAACATCGAGAACAACGTCGCAGACGCCGAGGACTTGGCTGCCGCTGCGGCCGCCACCGAGGAGTTCACCAACACCATCGGTGACCACCTGGTTTCTGAGACCGAGGTTGAGGTCGAGGTGGAGCAGGCTGGCGTCGAGGGTCCCATTCAGACCGTGGGCCGCCGTAAGCGTGCCATCGTGCGCGTGCGCCTGGTTCCGGGCTCCGGCGAGTTCGTGTGCAATGGCCGCACGCTGGAGGACTACTTCCCGAACAAGATTCACCAGCAGACCGTGAAGTCCCCGCTGGTGCTTCTGGATCGTGAAGGCCAGTTCGACATTCAGGCAAACCTGAAGGGTGGTGGCCCCACCGGCCAGGCCGGTGCTTTCCGCCTGGCCATTGCCCGTGCGCTTAACGCCTACGCTCCGGCGGATCGCGCGGCGCTGAAGAAGGCTGGCTTCCTCACCCGTGACGCTCGTGCCGTCGAGCGCAAGAAGGCCGGTCTGCACAAGGCACGTCGTGCCCCGCAGTACTCCAAGCGCTAAATCTTTTATTGCGCGCCTGCGCCGCTCCTGGTTTTCCAGGAGCGGCGTTTGCCGTTGTGGGGCGCCTCCCCGGTGGCGGGGCCTAGGCGGGCATAATGGAGCGCATGACTCGACTTTTTGGCACTGATGGTGTGCGCGGCTTGGCAAACGAGGCTTTGACGGCCTCCCTGGCATTGAGGTTGGGGGCGGCGGCAGCGCAGGTGCTCACGGCTGAGAAGCAATCCTCCAAGCGTCGCCCGCTCGCTATCGTGGGCCGTGATCCGAGGGTATCGGGGGAGATGCTGGCGGCGGCGCTGGCGGCGGGCATGGCGTCGAGAGGCGTCGATGTGCTGCGCGTGGGGGTGCTGCCCACGCCCGCCGTGGCTTTCCTGACCGATGATTATGGTGCGGATATGGGCGTGATGATCTCCGCCTCGCACAATCCCATGCCGGATAATGGCATCAAGTTTTTCTCCGCCGGTGGGCGCAAACTTCCGGATACCGTGGAGGATGAGATTGAGGCCGTGATGGCTCAATTGAAGGAGGAGGGACCCACGGGGCACGGCGTGGGGCGCGTGATCGAGGAGGCCACGGACGCCCACGAGCGCTATCTGGCTCATCTCAAGGAGGCGGTGAAGGCCGATCTCACGGGGCTGCGAGTGGTGGTGGACGCCGCTAACGGTGCGGCCGCAGAGATCGCCCCGGAGGCTTATCGGCGCGCCGGTGCCGAGGTCATTGCTATTCATAATGAGCCGAACGCCTATAACATCAACGATAACTGCGGTTCTACGCACATCGAGCAGACCCAGCGCGCGGTGCTGGAACACGGTGCCGACCTGGGATTGGCACACGACGGCGACGCGGATCGCTGCCTGGCGGTGGACGCGCAGGGGCGGGTGGTCGATGGGGATCAGATCATGGCGATTCTGGCGGTGGCCATGCGGGATAACAACGAGTTGAAGAAGAACACCCTCGTGGCCACCGTGATGAGCAACCTGGGGCTTCGCCTGGCGATGGAGGAGCAAGGGATCACCGTGGTACCCACCAAGGTGGGGGATCGCTACGTACTGGAGGAGATTAACGCCTCGGGCTTTAGCCTGGGCGGTGAGCAATCGGGACACATCATTATCCCCGAATATGGCACCACCGGCGATGGGGTTTTGACGGGACTCAGCCTCATGGCGCGCATGGCGGAAAAGGGTGAATCCCTGGCGGATCTGGCCTCCGTGATGACGGTTCTGCCCCAGGTGCTCATCAACGTGCCCGTTTCCAATAAGAGCGTGATCGCCCAGAATGATCAGGTGATCGCGGCTATCGAGGAAGCGGAGGCGGAGCTGGGGGAGACGGGCCGGGTGTTGCTGCGGCCCTCGGGGACGGAGGAGTTATTCCGCGTGATGGTGGAGGCCGCGGAAGAGGAGCAGGCCCGCAAGGTGGCTGGAAAGCTCGCCGCGGTGGTGGCCGCAGTATAAGCGGCAATCTTTTTGGGGTTCGGGGGAACCGGCGGGGTGGTGATCCGAGTCAAAGAGAAAGAGCATCGTTTTCTTTGATTTGGATCAGCATGAGGGGGATCAGCGTGGAGGACATCTCTATCGCCCCGCAAGCCATTCGCGCCATGGTCAAGCGGGGGCTTGAGGAATTAGAAGAGCGGATAGGCGCGCACGGCGCGGCACCGCCAGCCTTGCCGACGCACGCCGTGGGCCAGGCATTCCGCGAACAGGCGGTGCGGCTTTCCGAGGTGTACCGGAGCATGCACGCGGAGGAGATAACAAGAATGCAGCGCCTTTCTGCGTTATTGCGCGACGTATTGCGCGATATTGACCGCGTGGAGGACACGGATCGGGAGCACGCGCGGGATATGGAGCGATGGGGATGACGAGCGTTCAGCATTACGACGACGCCGTGGCCGAACTCCGAGAGGCCGCGAGAGGGCGCTACGCGGGGCCGACGGTTCCAACGGCAGACCTGGCTCAGGCGGTAGATGGTATCGAGGGCTTAGACACCCAGGAGATTGCTCATCACATGAAGCGCGCCTTGGGCTCCACGGATACCGCTGGGTTGAGTAAGGTTTGGCTCGGTGGCCTGCTGCAATTGCTCAAACACCTTGCCTTTGGCCTCATCGGAGACACCGTGGCGGAGGGAATACGGGGGTGGTGGCGGAACCGCGATGACGCCAAGGAGTTAGGCACCCAAACCGGGCAGGCCACGGAGGCTCTTGATGATATAGCCCGTACCTCCGATACCGCCGTGATGGAGATTCTCTCCGCGCTCTCGCAGAGCGTGGCGGCCTTGAGCGCCCATCTCCGGTGTCTTGATCCACAGGCAAGCCCGGAGCATGAGGCGGCGTTTCAATCCTCTTTAGGTTCAGCCGCCGCCCTGGTGGATCAGGCGGCGCAATCCGTGACGCAACTGTGTCAGGAACGGGATCAGGCGGTGCGCGGGTGCGTGGCAGAATTGGAAAGGCGGGCCGTGTCCATGTGTGAGGGGGATCAGCCACGGGTACCCGCGGCCGTGATGGACTCGTCCTGCGCCTCGGAGACTACCCGTGCCGCGCGAGCCACCCAGGTTTCCCCCAGTGCGCCCGGGCAAGGACCGTCGGAGGCTCCCGCCCCACCGCAAGGCGAGCAACCGGGAACCACCGCAGCGCCCTCTGCGCCGTCGGTTTCTCAGCCGACTGCGAAAGCCCCGGTCGCGGGAGTACCCACTGTGGCCACGACCGCGCAGTGTGCTCCCCAGGAGGCACCGGCCTCGGAAGCGGGGCGCGCAGCGGAACGGCCCGCCGCGCAGCAGGTGCCCACGGGAGGGGCGGAGTCACCCACCCCGCAAAAACCGTCCTCCCAGCCGTGTGAATCCGGGAGGGGCGGCGCGGTGGGGCCAGTGGCGAGCGCGGATACGTCCCTCACACCTCAAGGGGAGGCTCCGCCGGAGACGTCGTGCGCGGATCTCCCAGCGCCCCATAAGGCACCTGTGGCGAGCTCACCCA of Corynebacterium sp. 21KM1197 contains these proteins:
- the glmM gene encoding phosphoglucosamine mutase codes for the protein MTRLFGTDGVRGLANEALTASLALRLGAAAAQVLTAEKQSSKRRPLAIVGRDPRVSGEMLAAALAAGMASRGVDVLRVGVLPTPAVAFLTDDYGADMGVMISASHNPMPDNGIKFFSAGGRKLPDTVEDEIEAVMAQLKEEGPTGHGVGRVIEEATDAHERYLAHLKEAVKADLTGLRVVVDAANGAAAEIAPEAYRRAGAEVIAIHNEPNAYNINDNCGSTHIEQTQRAVLEHGADLGLAHDGDADRCLAVDAQGRVVDGDQIMAILAVAMRDNNELKKNTLVATVMSNLGLRLAMEEQGITVVPTKVGDRYVLEEINASGFSLGGEQSGHIIIPEYGTTGDGVLTGLSLMARMAEKGESLADLASVMTVLPQVLINVPVSNKSVIAQNDQVIAAIEEAEAELGETGRVLLRPSGTEELFRVMVEAAEEEQARKVAGKLAAVVAAV
- the rplM gene encoding 50S ribosomal protein L13 translates to MSTYHPKSGDITRKWYVIDATDVVLGRLATHAANLLRGKGKPQFAPNVDCGDHVIIINADKVAVSSNKREREMRYRHSGYPGGLKTMTLGRALADHPARTVEESIRGMMPHNKLSNASIKKLHVYAGAEHPHAGQKPENYEIKVVAQ
- a CDS encoding type VII secretion-associated protein, whose amino-acid sequence is MSSLVITILEEATVFEGADTVYRYDLVPPVLTEPWALTAVVEQAQAVLPEDGEPVEVRVTMELAPDAPDAPGREEAGLAVEAVQAALRAGLPTALPEAVQEVGLGVREGEPVVEPGDVGDSGDAGYAERPEPTEILYPSLPSRTSPVNGSSASGRDALALMKGRTGKHTRGGDEPLWRRFTWIHLAMVGIIAAVVGLSWWTMGRSTTLGTEPKAQGIVGSPVPVAAEESEGAAASPQGPASSSPPIVVHEIGRVRASTTAGFRGDMEGEDVVFRGEDEALRIRVSADPVFGVPAEAVLREVMETVEHDPTLSGVEPGAPPQGEKEKVRYREEPGDGSVVEWVTWVEAGHHVSVGCHTREASTVVQRAACRIVEESTGVL
- a CDS encoding WXG100 family type VII secretion target; this encodes MSGMFRTEADVMVATAGRVDDTNSQVQSELTRLQGVVDGVRGSWAGNAQVSFDNLMERWNTSARELREALGSISENIRSNAHHFEDMEAQNAQAFSAVGGSGLAL
- the rpsI gene encoding 30S ribosomal protein S9; translated protein: MTEPNNNIENNVADAEDLAAAAAATEEFTNTIGDHLVSETEVEVEVEQAGVEGPIQTVGRRKRAIVRVRLVPGSGEFVCNGRTLEDYFPNKIHQQTVKSPLVLLDREGQFDIQANLKGGGPTGQAGAFRLAIARALNAYAPADRAALKKAGFLTRDARAVERKKAGLHKARRAPQYSKR
- a CDS encoding WXG100 family type VII secretion target, whose amino-acid sequence is MDHIKYSFGAIEAAAGDIHATSGRINGLLGELKALLQPMVAAWEGDSATAYQAAQEKWDRSAEDLNQILDTISRTVTQGNDRMADVNRAAAASWG